The proteins below come from a single Candidatus Binatia bacterium genomic window:
- a CDS encoding IS3 family transposase (programmed frameshift) — translation GIPIAKLAREAGVHENTIHLWKKKYGQLGTPEIREMNELRDENTRLKRLVADLTLDKVMLQDVLFKKALKPATQRALVGEIQQRYGSSQRRICMTFRFNRKSVRYRPKRNAVNEALLLRIKELAAARVRYGQRRIWVLLRREGWRISQKRVSRLYRKEGLSLRAKAPKRRRTCSLRQVRLAPTAPNHVWCMDFMHDRLMDEKRKPFRILAVVDVYTRECLALEVASGFRARGVVEVLSRILTRRGAPAAIRCDQGTEFTAEALDQWAYNNRIELDFSRPGKPTDNAFIESFNSSVRKELLNTSWFDTIESARRAARSWRREYNEVRPHRSLANKTPNAYAQAAKMTALDANVTLSVGV, via the exons CGGCATTCCGATCGCGAAGCTGGCGCGTGAAGCCGGCGTCCACGAGAACACGATCCATCTCTGGAAAAAGAAATACGGGCAGCTGGGGACGCCAGAGATCCGCGAGATGAACGAGTTGCGCGATGAAAACACACGCCTCAAGCGCCTCGTGGCCGATCTGACGCTCGACAAAGTCATGCTCCAGGATGTGCTCT TCAAAAAAGCTCTAAAGCCGGCCACGCAACGGGCGCTGGTCGGCGAAATCCAGCAGCGGTACGGATCCAGTCAGCGGCGCATCTGCATGACCTTCCGGTTCAATCGCAAGTCGGTGCGATATCGTCCAAAGCGCAATGCCGTCAACGAGGCGCTGCTGCTGCGCATCAAGGAGCTGGCGGCGGCGCGCGTGCGATATGGCCAACGACGAATCTGGGTGCTGCTCCGCCGGGAAGGCTGGCGAATCAGCCAGAAGCGCGTTTCGCGGCTCTATCGCAAAGAAGGCTTGAGCTTACGCGCCAAAGCTCCCAAGCGCCGCCGCACGTGCAGCCTGCGGCAGGTTCGGCTCGCGCCCACCGCTCCCAACCACGTCTGGTGCATGGACTTCATGCATGACCGCTTGATGGACGAGAAACGAAAACCGTTCCGGATCCTTGCCGTCGTAGACGTCTACACGCGTGAATGCTTGGCGCTCGAAGTCGCCTCGGGATTTAGAGCACGCGGCGTCGTCGAGGTTCTTTCCCGCATCCTTACCCGGCGCGGAGCACCGGCTGCTATTCGATGCGACCAAGGTACAGAGTTTACCGCTGAGGCACTCGATCAGTGGGCGTACAACAATCGCATCGAGCTGGATTTCTCGCGTCCCGGAAAGCCGACGGACAACGCCTTCATCGAGTCGTTCAACTCGAGCGTTCGAAAGGAATTGCTCAATACGTCTTGGTTTGATACCATAGAAAGCGCTCGACGGGCCGCTCGCTCGTGGCGCCGCGAGTACAACGAGGTTCGCCCGCATCGATCGCTGGCCAACAAAACGCCGAACGCCTATGCGCAGGCAGCGAAAATGACGGCGCTCGATGCAAACGTCACACTATCCGTTGGCGTATAG